The DNA sequence CGGCTGCCGGGCGTGGTCGAGGAGTCGCTGCGCTACCTGCCGCCGTTCTCGGTGACCTCCCGGGTGACCGCGGTCGAGACGGAGCTCGGCGGCGAGACGATCCCGGCCGACCAGCTGGTGATGGTGTGGATGGCCACGGCCAACCGCGACCCCCGCGTGTTCGACGCGCCGGCGGAGTTCCGCCCGGAGCGCCACCCCAACCCGCACCTGACGTTCTCGCGCGGCATCCACTTCTGCGTCGGCGCCGGGCTGGGCCGGCTGGAGGGGCGCGTCGCCCTGAACACGCTCCTGGACCGCTTCCCCCACCTGGCCACGATTCCCGATGAACCGCCGCAGTTCATCCGCACCGACCAGATGTTCAACGCGCACACGCTGCCGCTCGCCGTCTCCAGCTGAGCGGCTCCTACGACGGGAGGAGTCACGCAACTTCCGAGAACTTCCAGGCACAGCCCGTGTATCCGACCGCACCACACGTCAAGGAGAGCTTCATGACCACCGAGTCGCTGCCCAAGCCCGAAGAAGTCGGCACCTTCTACGACGCGACCAACGACCTGATGACCCAGTTCCTGGGTGGGAGCACGCACTACGGCTACTGGACCGGTCCGGACGACGACAGCACGTTCGAGCAGGCGGCCGACCGGCTCACCGACATCCTGACCGGCAAGCTCGGCGCGACGGCGGGCGAGAAAATCCTCGACGTCGGCTGCGGCCAGGGCAACCCGGGCGTGCGCACGGCGGTCCGCACCGGCGCGGACCTGACCGGCATCTCGATCAGCGCCCGGGACGTCGAGGTCTCGAACGCCCGCGCCGAGCGCGAGGGCGTCGCCGACCGGGTGCGTTTCCAGCGCGCCGACGCCATGGAACTGCCCTTCGAAGACAACTCCTTCGACCACGTCTTCGCGCTCGAGTCGATCGTCTGCGTGCCGGACCGCGTCCAGGCGCTCAAGCAGATCGCGCGGGTGATCAAGCCGGGCGGGTTCGTCGCACTCACCGACTTCAGCGACCGCGACGCCGCGGCCAACGCGCAGAAGAAGAAGGACCTGGAAGCGGTCGGCGAGTCGTGGCACACCGCGCCGCTGGTCACGGAGGCGGACTACGAGACGTTCGCCGCCGCCGCGGGCCTGGAGGTCATCGAGGTCACCGACATCACCCTCAACACCAAGTACACCGAGGAGCGGTTCTACGGGCCGCTGCGCGAGTACGCCGCGACCCACGACGTCCCGCCGGAGATCACGCAGGTGCTGGAGATCGCGCCCAGCCCGGAGGAACTGAAGGCGATGAGCGACGGCGCCCCCTCGGTCGGCGTGCTCCTCGTCGTCCTGCGCAACCCCGCCTAGGACGCTTTCCGGCTGGAGGCCGGGCTTTCCGGCCTCCAGCCGGTCCCGCGGCAAGACCACAGAAAGGAAAACGCACATGTCCGAGGACCACGCCGCCCGCGCCGCCCGCGCTGTCGCCGACACGCCGGAGGTGTCCGCGCCGCCGGCCCCGGACCCCCGGCGCTGGGTGCTGCTGGCCGTGGTGGTCACCGCGCAGCTGCTGGTGGTGCTGGACGCCACGGTGATCAACATCGCGCTGCCGTCCGCGCAGAACGCGCTGCACATCTCCGACGCGGACCGGCAGTGGGTCATCACCGCGTACACGCTCACCTTCGGCGGGTTGCTGCTGCTCGGCGGGCGCGTCGCGGACTACGCCGGCCGCAAGCGCGTGTTCCTGATCGGCCTGGCCGGCTTCGCGGTGGCGTCCGCGCTGAGCGGCGCGGCGACGACCGGGTGGATGCTGTTCGTCGGCCGCGGGCTGCAGGGGGTGTTCGGCGCGCTGCTCGCCCCCGCCGCGCTGTCCCTGATCACGGTCACCTTCACCGAGATGGGGGAGCGGGCCAAGGCGTTCGGCATCTTCGGCGCGGTCAGCGGCGCCGGTGCCGCGGTCGGTGCGCTCGTCGGCGGCGTGCTCACCGAGTACGCCAGCTGGCGCTGGTGCCTGTTCTTCAACATCCCGGTGGTGGCCATCGCCTTCGCCTTCGCGGTGCCGAACATGCGGGAGAGCAAGATCGAGGGTCGCGCGCGGTACGACGTCGCGGGCGCGCTGCTCGGCACGGTCGGCCTGATCGCCCTGGTCTACGGCTTCACCACGGCGGCCGGCGAGGGCTGGGGCTCCGGCCTGACGCTCGGCCTGATCGCGTTCGCGCTGGTGCTGCTGGCCGCGTTCGTCGTGGTCGAGGCGAAGGTGCGCGCCCCGCTGCTGCCGCTGCGGGTGGTGCTCGACCGCGACCGCGGCACCGCCTACCTGACGTCGGTCCTGCTCGGCGTCGGCAGCATGGGCATGTTCCTGTTCATGATGTACTACGTCCAGCAGACGCTCGGGTATTCGGCGCTGCAGGCCGGGATCGTCTTCCTGCCGTTCCCGATCTGCGTGGTCCTGACCGCGACCTACACCGCGAAACTCCTGCCCCGGTTCGGGGCGCGGGCGCTGATGACGCTGGGTGCGGCGCTGGCCGCGGTGGCCGTGCTGGCGCTGACCCTGCTGGAGCCGGATTCGTCGTACTTCGGCCTGATCCTGCCGGTGCTGGTCGTGATGAGCGTCGGCATGGGGCTGGTGTACACGCCGATGAACAACGTCGCGCTGAGCGGGATCGACTACGCCGACGCGGGTGTCGCGAGCGCGCTGGTGAACACGTCGCAGCAGATCGGCGGTTCGCTGGGCACGGCCCTGCTCAACACGATCTTCACGACATCGGTCGCGTCCTACCTCGCCACCACACCGGGCGACGCGGTGGCGGCCACGATGCACGGCTACCACGTGGCGTTCGCGGTCAGCGCGGTGCTGCTGGTGGCGAGCGCGGTGCTGGTCTGCGCGTTCGTCCGGGCGCTGCCGAAGACCCCGCGCGTCACCGCCTGAGCCCGACCCGCCGGTGATGGTCCACAGTGGACCGTCACCG is a window from the Amycolatopsis sp. NBC_00355 genome containing:
- a CDS encoding MFS transporter; its protein translation is MSEDHAARAARAVADTPEVSAPPAPDPRRWVLLAVVVTAQLLVVLDATVINIALPSAQNALHISDADRQWVITAYTLTFGGLLLLGGRVADYAGRKRVFLIGLAGFAVASALSGAATTGWMLFVGRGLQGVFGALLAPAALSLITVTFTEMGERAKAFGIFGAVSGAGAAVGALVGGVLTEYASWRWCLFFNIPVVAIAFAFAVPNMRESKIEGRARYDVAGALLGTVGLIALVYGFTTAAGEGWGSGLTLGLIAFALVLLAAFVVVEAKVRAPLLPLRVVLDRDRGTAYLTSVLLGVGSMGMFLFMMYYVQQTLGYSALQAGIVFLPFPICVVLTATYTAKLLPRFGARALMTLGAALAAVAVLALTLLEPDSSYFGLILPVLVVMSVGMGLVYTPMNNVALSGIDYADAGVASALVNTSQQIGGSLGTALLNTIFTTSVASYLATTPGDAVAATMHGYHVAFAVSAVLLVASAVLVCAFVRALPKTPRVTA
- a CDS encoding SAM-dependent methyltransferase, with amino-acid sequence MTTESLPKPEEVGTFYDATNDLMTQFLGGSTHYGYWTGPDDDSTFEQAADRLTDILTGKLGATAGEKILDVGCGQGNPGVRTAVRTGADLTGISISARDVEVSNARAEREGVADRVRFQRADAMELPFEDNSFDHVFALESIVCVPDRVQALKQIARVIKPGGFVALTDFSDRDAAANAQKKKDLEAVGESWHTAPLVTEADYETFAAAAGLEVIEVTDITLNTKYTEERFYGPLREYAATHDVPPEITQVLEIAPSPEELKAMSDGAPSVGVLLVVLRNPA